A genomic region of Sciurus carolinensis chromosome 7, mSciCar1.2, whole genome shotgun sequence contains the following coding sequences:
- the Ccdc190 gene encoding coiled-coil domain-containing protein 190 isoform X2 produces MERRAVRGPLHKHFDLERKMAKQAEARLRQRLQSLEAICLYQVKLLTREQKQLQREQQRLQQDIVKARLSSSLGNGTQKRPEGVPRFPPQGGQKHRLPKIEIRALATNMTQEMYKINSHMPPLCHTGLKNPTGRKEHWPSQTHRTASFVAEKPQAQEKESASPPQHTDPAEGISVTHQDRAVSSSTAERSLHFHTPGASGMVHLGETRSKDANLKPGGSAAEQIPPSSMECAGGCKGETTKPSFSELFAKAKNAHYLRHRVPLESERLLSIREIFGCGDSSPAGQERVVEVVPSKFPPL; encoded by the exons ATGGAGAGGAGGGCCGTCAGGGGACCACTGCACAAGCATTTCGATCTGGAGAGGAAGATGGCCAAGCAGGCTGAAGCCAGACTCCGCCAACGACTGCAGAGTCTAGAGGCCATCTGCCTCTACCAGGTGAAGCTGCTGACCAGGGAGCAGAAGCAGCTCCAGAGAGAGCAGCAGAGGCTGCAGCAAG ATATTGTCAAGGCGAGATTGTCCTCTTCTCTTGGGAATGGAACTCAGAAGAGGCCAGAAGGTGTCCCCAGGTTCCCACCACAGGGAGGACAGAAGCACAGACTTCCAAAAATCGAAATCAG AGCACTGGCAACCAACATGACCCAGGAAATGTACAAAATCAACTCCCACATGCCTCCTTTATGTCACACTGGCCTCAAAAACCCCACCGGGAGAAAAGAGCACTGGCCATCTCAGACTCACAGGACCGCCAGCTTTGTGGCAGAGAAGCCGCAAGCCCAGGAGAAAGAGTCTGCAAGCCCACCTCAGCACACAGACCCCGCAGAGGGCATCTCTGTCACACACCAAGACCGAGCAGTTTCCAGCAGCACTGCAGAGCGCAGCCTGCACTTCCACACCCCTGGTGCTAGTGGAATGGTCCACCTTGGTGAGACCAGATCCAAAGATGCCAATCTAAAGCCTGGCGGGAGTGCTGCGGAACAAATTCCCCCAAGTTCCATGGAATGTGCAGGAGGCTGCAAAGGTGAGACCACAAAGCCAAGCTTCTCAGAGTTGTTTGCAAAGGCCAAAAATGCACACTATCTCCGGCACAGGGTCCCCCTGGAGTCTGAGAGGTTGCTTAGCATCAGGGAGATATTCGGGTGTGGAGACTCTTCACCGGCAGGCCAGGAAAGGGTCGTGGAAGTGGTACCATCTAAGTTCCCTCCCCTCTAG
- the Ccdc190 gene encoding coiled-coil domain-containing protein 190 isoform X1, producing the protein MERRAVRGPLHKHFDLERKMAKQAEARLRQRLQSLEAICLYQVKLLTREQKQLQREQQRLQQGLPNKAQQIRSLNRTWRSLDSGVQESKIKGWLALAQADIVKARLSSSLGNGTQKRPEGVPRFPPQGGQKHRLPKIEIRALATNMTQEMYKINSHMPPLCHTGLKNPTGRKEHWPSQTHRTASFVAEKPQAQEKESASPPQHTDPAEGISVTHQDRAVSSSTAERSLHFHTPGASGMVHLGETRSKDANLKPGGSAAEQIPPSSMECAGGCKGETTKPSFSELFAKAKNAHYLRHRVPLESERLLSIREIFGCGDSSPAGQERVVEVVPSKFPPL; encoded by the exons ATGGAGAGGAGGGCCGTCAGGGGACCACTGCACAAGCATTTCGATCTGGAGAGGAAGATGGCCAAGCAGGCTGAAGCCAGACTCCGCCAACGACTGCAGAGTCTAGAGGCCATCTGCCTCTACCAGGTGAAGCTGCTGACCAGGGAGCAGAAGCAGCTCCAGAGAGAGCAGCAGAGGCTGCAGCAAG GACTCCCTAACAAAGCACAGCAAATAAGGTCACTCAACAGAACTTGGCGGTCTCTTGATTCAGGAGTCCAGGAGTCCAAGATCAAAGGGTGGCTGGCCCTTGCACAG GCAGATATTGTCAAGGCGAGATTGTCCTCTTCTCTTGGGAATGGAACTCAGAAGAGGCCAGAAGGTGTCCCCAGGTTCCCACCACAGGGAGGACAGAAGCACAGACTTCCAAAAATCGAAATCAG AGCACTGGCAACCAACATGACCCAGGAAATGTACAAAATCAACTCCCACATGCCTCCTTTATGTCACACTGGCCTCAAAAACCCCACCGGGAGAAAAGAGCACTGGCCATCTCAGACTCACAGGACCGCCAGCTTTGTGGCAGAGAAGCCGCAAGCCCAGGAGAAAGAGTCTGCAAGCCCACCTCAGCACACAGACCCCGCAGAGGGCATCTCTGTCACACACCAAGACCGAGCAGTTTCCAGCAGCACTGCAGAGCGCAGCCTGCACTTCCACACCCCTGGTGCTAGTGGAATGGTCCACCTTGGTGAGACCAGATCCAAAGATGCCAATCTAAAGCCTGGCGGGAGTGCTGCGGAACAAATTCCCCCAAGTTCCATGGAATGTGCAGGAGGCTGCAAAGGTGAGACCACAAAGCCAAGCTTCTCAGAGTTGTTTGCAAAGGCCAAAAATGCACACTATCTCCGGCACAGGGTCCCCCTGGAGTCTGAGAGGTTGCTTAGCATCAGGGAGATATTCGGGTGTGGAGACTCTTCACCGGCAGGCCAGGAAAGGGTCGTGGAAGTGGTACCATCTAAGTTCCCTCCCCTCTAG